In Pararge aegeria chromosome 5, ilParAegt1.1, whole genome shotgun sequence, one DNA window encodes the following:
- the LOC120623798 gene encoding uncharacterized protein LOC120623798, with protein MKPGKSVEIKEEIVEVHTAARSPSPKQKVKVRSRSGSGSRKLSNGHVTQEEPEIQHEEPSDRSKTRENWTKSEQESLDTELPIHDQIKMGILGFVEKEIKKSDKNPSFVFYSHDPNGLDEKFMKTLSRPSSGHKEKRSPSYRKKKRHSSRHRDRDLHDFEIPGSSLIALEKVDDYLKEYNKDEEVTLSGELEIEANDVENNNGSSKGLKHKPRKTRRKLREERHDTNANGRDVSPKVFKTGTRSKTISKAARPTDLTKMLESLESSVPYHDQYIDNPFSSPSPLTSPNDERIDPFRAQRPEKIYLQGGGTFRAVSRDRMLESQQSRDDDKYSRIGDLTPLDVALAAQKAWRSCAPACHGVLGGLSLLHLLLISYSDSLDAGHLSFHALVTMPYVASYYFFCVLCLLSVLDRLDVTSIDLTRGLQPWFQPIVLVILYTACLLVCTAARMYDELMVYQYAPFVANITSNVTTPTIPTFYHTWTHFSIWRAVLSILGLVYFIISNPPDLVYVNLSKLLQFKHSLQSIG; from the exons ATGAAGCCAGGAAAGAGTGTAGAGATAAAAGAGGAGATAGTGGAAGTTCATACAGCAGCCCGGTCTCCTTCTCCGAAGCAAAAAGTGAAGGTACGATCCCGTAGCGGCTCTGGTTCGCGTAAACTTTCGAATGGTCATGTTACCCAAGAAGAACCAGAAATACAACATGAAGAACCTTCGGATAGGTCTAAAACTAGAGAGAACTGGACGAAATCCGAGCAAGAATCGTTAGACACCGAACTGCCTATACAtgatcaaattaaaatgggTATATTAGGTTTTGTTGAGAAAGAAATTAAGAAATCTGATAAAAATCCTTCATTTGTATTCTATTCTCACGACCCTAATGGTTTAGATGAAAAGTTTATGAAGACACTGTCCAGGCCGTCTAGCGGTCATAAGGAGAAACGCAGTCCTTCTTATAGGAAGAAAAAGAGGCATTCATCTCGGCATAGAGATAGAGATTTACATGATTTTGAAATACCGGGCTCTAGTCTTATTGCATTAGAAAAG GTTGATGACTACTTAAAGGAGTATAACAAGGATGAAGAGGTAACCTTGAGTGGAGAGTTAGAAATTGAGGcaaatgatgttgaaaataaCAACGGTTCATCAAAAGGGTTAAAGCACAAACCCAGGAAGACTCGACGGAAACTGAGAGAAGAACGGCATGATACTAATGCAAATGGAAGAGATGTTAGCCCCAAAGTGTTTAAGACTGGAACTAGGTCCAAAACAATTTCTAAAGCAG CTCGTCCTACCGATCTAACTAAGATGCTAGAAAGTTTAGAGTCCAGTGTCCCATACCACGACCAGTATATAGACAACCCGTTCTCATCACCGTCGCCACTCACGTCACCTAATGATGAAAGAATAGACCCATTTAGGGCTCAGAGGCCTGAGAAGATATATTTGCAGGGTGGCGGAACTTTCAGAGCTGTGTCAAGAGATAGAATGCTAGAGTCACAGCAATCAAGAGATGATGACAAATATTCAAG GATAGGTGACCTAACCCCCCTAGACGTGGCCCTCGCGGCGCAAAAAGCGTGGCGCAGCTGTGCTCCCGCTTGCCACGGTGTGCTGGGTGGGCTGTCACTCTTGCACCTGCTCCTCATCAGCTACTCGGACAGCTTGGACGCGGGACACCTCTCCTTCCACGCGCTCGTCACCATGCCATACGTCGCCAGCTACTACTTCTTCTGCGTTCTATGTCTGTTATCTGTTCTAGACAG GTTAGATGTGACCAGCATCGACCTAACACGTGGGCTACAGCCATGGTTTCAGCCGATAGTGCTGGTGATACTGTACACAGCTTGCTTGCTTGTATGCACGGCAGCCAGGATGTATGACGAGCTGATGGTATACCAGTATGCGCCGTTCGTGGCCAATATCACCAGCAATGTCACTACT CCCACCATCCCAACGTTCTACCACACGTGGACACACTTTTCGATATGGCGGGCAGTGCTCTCCATCTTAGGTTTAGTATACTTCATCATATCCAACCCCCCGGACTTAGTGTATGTGAACCTCAGCAAACTGTTGCAGTTCAAACATTCGTTACAGAGTATTGGATGA